From one Candidatus Acidiferrales bacterium genomic stretch:
- a CDS encoding HipA family kinase → MRGGAQSHLMRCEDENYYIVKFQNNPQGTRILANELLGTRLAARIGLAVATAAVVEVRPEMVALTEDLVVQLGRGRIPCAAGLQFGSQYPGEPARTPVYDFLPDEQLREVENLADFAGVLAFDKWTCNTNGRQAIFLRARDSERYRAVMIDHGFCFNAGEWNFPDAPLRGIYARSRVYEGVGDWEAFEPWLARIEQRITEDVLDEIAREIPPEWYNFDQEALYRMMEQLLRRRKRVRELIQSAKNSTHVPFPNWT, encoded by the coding sequence ATGCGCGGCGGTGCGCAATCACACCTGATGCGGTGCGAGGACGAAAACTATTACATCGTTAAGTTTCAAAACAACCCACAAGGAACGCGGATTCTGGCGAATGAATTGCTGGGAACACGGCTGGCGGCAAGGATTGGGCTGGCGGTTGCGACGGCAGCGGTCGTCGAAGTGCGTCCGGAGATGGTGGCGCTGACCGAGGACCTAGTAGTCCAGCTGGGTCGCGGGCGCATTCCCTGCGCGGCCGGGCTGCAATTCGGCTCGCAGTATCCGGGCGAGCCGGCGAGGACGCCCGTTTACGACTTCCTGCCTGATGAGCAGTTGCGCGAGGTCGAGAATCTCGCGGATTTCGCGGGTGTGCTCGCTTTCGACAAATGGACTTGCAACACGAACGGGCGTCAGGCGATTTTTCTGCGCGCGCGGGACAGTGAGCGGTACCGCGCGGTGATGATCGACCATGGATTCTGCTTTAATGCCGGTGAATGGAATTTCCCGGATGCGCCCCTGCGCGGAATCTACGCTCGATCCAGAGTGTATGAAGGAGTGGGCGACTGGGAGGCCTTCGAGCCCTGGCTTGCGCGCATCGAGCAACGGATTACGGAAGACGTGCTGGACGAGATCGCCCGGGAGATTCCGCCCGAGTGGTATAATTTCGACCAGGAAGCACTCTACCGCATGATGGAGCAACTTTTGCGCCGGCGAAAGCGGGTGCGGGAACTGATTCAGAGCGCGAAAAATTCCACGCACGTGCCTTTCCCCAATTGGACGTGA
- a CDS encoding DUF3037 domain-containing protein, whose amino-acid sequence MPERNTLTYRVLRYTPNLIRDEWVNIGIVLEDPRKQQARARLIEESSELARVRRLHPAADENLLRSLPSEFDTQLAATGASGAWIERMEQTLSNTLQLSPRKAVLAEDFEAELDRLYRDHVAVPPRQSRGAAILESTRAWIRTRLNDIFRRHRILAKMEKNVKAEQFTQPGDPLRIDYAYRYNGTRGYLQAFSLGRDPAQAKVLAYTAERIRARQARPGEQANSEFTAITEAAPERDNPRHQFIVRLFDEQKIAMVPLAQAEIFAERLRVQLR is encoded by the coding sequence ATGCCCGAACGAAACACGCTGACGTACCGCGTCTTGCGCTATACGCCGAATCTGATCCGCGATGAGTGGGTCAACATCGGCATTGTGCTCGAAGATCCGCGGAAACAGCAGGCCCGCGCGCGGCTGATTGAAGAATCCTCCGAATTGGCGCGTGTACGCAGGTTGCACCCGGCTGCCGATGAAAACCTGCTGCGCTCCTTGCCCTCGGAGTTCGATACGCAGCTGGCGGCCACGGGCGCGAGCGGAGCGTGGATCGAAAGGATGGAACAAACCCTTTCGAACACGCTGCAGCTCAGCCCGCGCAAGGCTGTTCTGGCCGAAGATTTCGAGGCGGAACTTGACCGCTTGTACCGCGACCACGTCGCCGTGCCCCCCCGCCAGAGCCGCGGCGCCGCCATTCTGGAAAGCACGCGCGCCTGGATTCGCACGCGCCTCAACGACATTTTCAGGCGCCACCGCATCCTGGCGAAAATGGAAAAAAACGTAAAGGCGGAGCAATTCACGCAGCCGGGGGATCCGCTGCGCATCGATTACGCTTACCGGTACAACGGCACACGCGGATATCTGCAGGCATTTTCGCTCGGCCGCGATCCCGCACAGGCCAAGGTACTCGCGTACACGGCGGAGCGTATTCGCGCGCGGCAGGCTCGCCCAGGCGAGCAGGCGAATTCGGAATTCACGGCCATCACGGAAGCCGCGCCAGAACGCGATAACCCGCGCCATCAGTTCATTGTGCGGCTTTTTGACGAACAGAAGATTGCCATGGTTCCTCTGGCGCAGGCGGAGATCTTTGCTGAGCGCCTGCGGGTCCAGCTGCGGTAG
- a CDS encoding dihydrolipoamide acetyltransferase family protein: MSTNVIMPQMGESIFEGTITKWLKKPGEKVERDEPLFEISTDKVDAEIPSPAAGVLKEIKVSEGQTVPIQTVVGVIDGDGAGAGAATAAPAPAPAKPQAKEEPMHLGEPTKAEAAKPVPVAPAPRPAPVAAAGTAAPPQRPGTEKIRSSPLVRRLARENNIDLTQVPGTGAGGRVSKRDILSAIEGGGARGQQSPAAAYASAARPAAVPPAGGAQAHAAFESAVPRERMYFGNYSVEPMSVMRQKIAEHMVLSKRVSPHVYSIDEADVTGLVKLRNQKKDEFERTTGSKLTFMPFFIRAAVEGLRAFPTVNSSVDGTNIVYHRECNIGIAVALDWGLIVPVVKNAEEKNFLGLQRAINDLAERARSKRLKPEEVQEGTFSITNPGVFGGLMGLPVISQPNVAILGLGTIEKRPVVVDDAIAIRSMVYLTLSYDHRVVDGAIAHQFMGKIKHFLENWSESVL, from the coding sequence ATGTCAACGAACGTAATCATGCCTCAGATGGGGGAAAGCATTTTTGAGGGGACAATCACCAAGTGGCTGAAGAAGCCCGGCGAGAAGGTCGAGCGCGACGAGCCGCTCTTCGAGATTTCCACTGACAAGGTGGACGCGGAAATTCCATCGCCCGCAGCCGGAGTGCTGAAGGAGATCAAAGTCTCCGAGGGCCAGACGGTACCGATTCAGACCGTCGTCGGCGTGATTGACGGCGATGGCGCTGGCGCTGGCGCTGCAACGGCGGCGCCCGCACCGGCGCCTGCAAAGCCGCAGGCGAAAGAGGAACCCATGCACTTGGGCGAACCAACCAAGGCCGAGGCGGCGAAACCCGTTCCAGTGGCTCCGGCGCCGCGTCCGGCTCCCGTTGCGGCGGCGGGTACGGCGGCTCCGCCGCAGCGTCCCGGCACAGAAAAAATTCGCAGCTCACCCCTGGTTCGGCGCCTTGCCCGGGAGAACAACATCGATTTGACGCAAGTGCCCGGAACAGGTGCGGGTGGCCGAGTCAGCAAACGCGACATTCTTTCCGCCATCGAAGGCGGCGGCGCGCGGGGCCAGCAATCTCCCGCAGCCGCATATGCCTCTGCGGCGCGTCCGGCAGCAGTACCGCCGGCGGGAGGGGCGCAAGCACACGCAGCTTTCGAGTCGGCCGTGCCGCGTGAGCGCATGTACTTTGGAAATTACAGCGTCGAACCCATGTCCGTGATGCGGCAGAAAATTGCTGAACACATGGTGCTCTCGAAGCGCGTTTCTCCGCACGTCTATTCCATCGACGAAGCGGACGTTACGGGCTTGGTCAAGCTGCGCAACCAGAAGAAGGACGAATTCGAGCGCACGACCGGCTCGAAGCTCACCTTCATGCCGTTCTTCATCCGCGCCGCCGTCGAGGGTTTGCGTGCCTTCCCCACGGTGAATTCGTCCGTGGATGGAACCAACATCGTTTACCACCGCGAATGCAACATCGGCATCGCCGTGGCTCTCGATTGGGGGCTGATCGTTCCTGTGGTGAAGAACGCCGAGGAGAAAAATTTCCTCGGTTTGCAGCGCGCCATCAACGACCTTGCCGAGCGCGCCCGCTCGAAGCGCCTCAAGCCCGAGGAGGTTCAGGAAGGGACTTTTTCGATCACCAATCCCGGCGTTTTTGGCGGCCTCATGGGCTTGCCGGTGATCAGCCAGCCGAACGTGGCGATTCTGGGCCTCGGAACGATCGAAAAGCGGCCGGTGGTTGTGGACGACGCCATCGCCATCCGCTCGATGGTCTATCTGACGCTGAGTTACGATCACCGCGTGGTGGACGGCGCCATCGCCCACCAGTTCATGGGGAAGATCAAACACTTCCTCGAGAACTGGAGCGAGAGCGTCCTGTAG
- a CDS encoding alpha-ketoacid dehydrogenase subunit beta, translating to MAPVTMLEAIRQAIFEEMERDPAVVAIGEDIGVYGGAFKVTAGLLERFGWERVIDTPISETAIIGAAVGMSYQGLRPIAELQFIDFIACCFNQITNFVAKSHYRWGAPVPMVMRGPSGGGVHGGPFHSANPEMYFVHTPGLKVIYPSTAYDAKGLLKSAIRDNNPVLFLEHKFLYRRIKEELPEDDYTVPIGKAIVRREGRDLTIVTYAAMMHSSLEAAETLAREGVDVEVIDLRTLLPLDKETILQSVKKTNKLLIVHEDTRTGGIAGEIAAVACEGAFEDLDGPVLRVTAKDSPVPFSPPLEERFLPNVNDILSAARELAAY from the coding sequence ATGGCGCCGGTCACGATGCTCGAGGCGATTCGCCAGGCGATTTTCGAAGAGATGGAACGCGACCCGGCAGTCGTGGCCATCGGAGAAGACATCGGCGTTTACGGCGGCGCATTCAAAGTGACGGCGGGTTTGCTCGAGCGTTTTGGCTGGGAGCGCGTCATCGACACGCCCATCAGCGAAACGGCGATCATCGGCGCAGCCGTGGGCATGAGCTATCAGGGCTTGCGGCCTATCGCCGAACTGCAGTTCATCGATTTCATCGCTTGCTGTTTCAATCAGATTACGAATTTTGTGGCCAAATCGCACTACCGCTGGGGCGCTCCGGTGCCGATGGTGATGCGCGGACCCTCGGGCGGCGGCGTTCACGGCGGGCCTTTCCATTCCGCGAATCCGGAGATGTACTTCGTCCACACGCCGGGGTTGAAGGTGATTTATCCCTCGACCGCCTACGACGCGAAAGGTTTGCTCAAGTCCGCAATCCGCGACAACAATCCTGTGCTATTTCTCGAGCACAAATTCTTGTACCGGCGGATCAAAGAAGAGCTGCCCGAGGACGATTACACGGTGCCCATCGGCAAAGCCATCGTCCGGCGCGAGGGCCGCGATCTGACGATCGTCACTTATGCGGCGATGATGCATAGCTCTCTCGAAGCGGCGGAGACGCTCGCCAGGGAGGGAGTCGACGTGGAAGTCATCGACCTGCGCACGCTGCTGCCGCTCGACAAAGAAACGATTTTGCAGTCGGTGAAGAAGACGAACAAACTGCTGATTGTTCATGAAGACACGCGCACTGGCGGCATTGCCGGCGAAATCGCCGCAGTGGCCTGCGAAGGAGCGTTCGAGGATTTGGATGGGCCGGTTCTGCGCGTGACGGCGAAGGATTCGCCGGTGCCATTCTCGCCGCCGCTCGAAGAGCGCTTTTTGCCCAACGTGAACGATATTCTTTCCGCGGCGCGCGAGCTGGCCGCGTATTGA
- a CDS encoding thiamine pyrophosphate-dependent dehydrogenase E1 component subunit alpha gives MSYPLTRDQHLELYYYMKLNRMLDEQLVRLFRQNKVVGGLYSNLGQEATSVGTAYALEKRDWIAPMIRNVGGLLVKGYKPADILMQYMARYDSPTKGKDGTSHFGDLKGRHVVSPISMLGDLVPVMTGVAIAGRYLGQNIVAMTWVGDGATSTGAFHEGLNFAATQHAPLVLVVENNQWAYSTPVAKQVPIHDLADRAKAYGIASSIVDGNDVVAVYQATKEAVDRCRAGKGPVLIESKTMRMKGHAQHDPAEYVPKKMFEYWEARDPIARYEKYLTQNNLWDEKTKSEFAARIEKELEAALDVAEKSPFPPPELAEQGVYCDGCHTIEAEWKRSKKEVTPPQSSVKPEWEVTDFGGFDLASTMTKQSAAAGANGGNGAKSSRTIAAAQKSAGKSNGRPEKPKVPARVPFGRGPKGKEGRK, from the coding sequence ATGAGCTATCCGCTCACGAGGGATCAGCACCTCGAACTTTATTACTACATGAAGTTGAACCGCATGCTGGATGAGCAGCTCGTCCGGCTGTTTCGGCAAAACAAAGTTGTCGGCGGGCTGTATTCGAATCTGGGACAAGAGGCAACCTCCGTGGGCACGGCGTATGCGCTTGAGAAGCGCGACTGGATTGCGCCGATGATTCGCAACGTCGGCGGCCTGCTCGTGAAGGGCTACAAACCGGCCGATATCCTGATGCAATACATGGCGCGCTACGATTCGCCGACAAAGGGCAAGGACGGCACGAGCCACTTCGGGGATCTCAAGGGGCGGCACGTCGTTTCGCCGATTTCCATGCTTGGCGATCTGGTTCCGGTGATGACCGGCGTCGCCATCGCGGGACGCTATCTCGGCCAAAACATCGTGGCCATGACGTGGGTCGGCGACGGCGCGACGTCCACAGGAGCGTTCCACGAAGGATTGAATTTCGCCGCGACGCAGCACGCACCGCTTGTGCTCGTTGTCGAAAACAATCAGTGGGCTTATTCGACGCCCGTGGCAAAACAGGTACCGATTCACGATCTGGCCGACCGCGCGAAGGCCTACGGCATCGCAAGCTCTATCGTGGACGGCAATGATGTGGTCGCCGTTTACCAGGCCACGAAGGAAGCCGTGGACCGCTGCCGCGCGGGCAAAGGGCCGGTGCTGATCGAGTCGAAGACCATGCGCATGAAGGGCCACGCGCAGCACGATCCGGCGGAGTACGTGCCGAAGAAAATGTTTGAATACTGGGAAGCGCGGGATCCGATTGCGCGCTACGAAAAATATCTTACCCAAAACAATCTTTGGGATGAGAAAACGAAGTCTGAATTCGCGGCGCGCATCGAGAAGGAATTGGAGGCAGCTCTCGACGTCGCCGAGAAATCCCCCTTTCCGCCCCCGGAACTGGCCGAACAGGGCGTTTACTGCGACGGCTGCCACACGATCGAAGCCGAATGGAAGCGGTCTAAAAAAGAAGTCACGCCGCCGCAATCGAGCGTGAAGCCGGAATGGGAAGTCACCGATTTCGGCGGATTTGATTTGGCGTCCACGATGACGAAGCAATCCGCGGCAGCGGGCGCGAATGGCGGCAACGGAGCGAAGTCTTCGAGAACGATTGCTGCAGCGCAAAAATCAGCGGGCAAGTCGAATGGGCGTCCAGAAAAGCCCAAGGTTCCCGCGCGTGTTCCCTTCGGCAGAGGCCCCAAGGGCAAAGAGGGGAGAAAGTAA
- the lipB gene encoding lipoyl(octanoyl) transferase LipB codes for MTAHDKTCWVVDLGLMQYGPAFDLQRKLVAARRADAVPDVLLLCEHPHVITLGRNGHQENLLASSHLLRQMGVEFHATDRGGDITYHGPGQIVGYPILNLAAIRRDVAWYVRQLEEAMIRATAEFGIETGRKAGLTGVWVDVLSGGMNGNASEKLAAIGVHLSRWVTSHGFAYNVSTDLRYFDLIVPCGIPDKRATSLERLLGRAVSREEVAPRIVFHLGEIFGRKMQLVARETLEEVLREHETPVAHVGT; via the coding sequence GTGACGGCGCACGACAAAACGTGCTGGGTTGTCGATTTGGGACTGATGCAATACGGTCCCGCCTTCGATTTGCAGCGGAAGCTCGTTGCCGCGCGCAGAGCCGATGCTGTGCCGGACGTTTTACTTTTGTGCGAGCATCCGCACGTCATCACGCTCGGGCGCAACGGGCATCAGGAAAATCTGCTGGCATCGTCACATTTGTTGCGGCAGATGGGCGTCGAATTTCACGCTACCGATCGCGGGGGCGACATCACCTATCACGGGCCGGGACAGATCGTTGGCTATCCAATCCTGAATCTCGCCGCGATCCGGCGTGACGTTGCATGGTATGTGCGCCAGTTGGAAGAGGCGATGATCCGCGCGACGGCGGAATTCGGAATTGAGACAGGTCGTAAAGCGGGCTTGACGGGCGTTTGGGTCGATGTTCTTTCCGGCGGCATGAATGGTAATGCGTCAGAAAAGCTCGCAGCCATTGGCGTGCATTTGAGCCGATGGGTTACTTCGCACGGATTCGCTTACAATGTCTCGACGGATTTGCGCTACTTCGATTTGATCGTTCCGTGCGGCATTCCCGATAAGCGAGCGACGTCGCTCGAGCGATTGCTGGGGCGAGCAGTCAGCCGCGAGGAAGTTGCGCCGCGAATTGTTTTCCATCTAGGAGAGATTTTCGGACGCAAGATGCAATTGGTAGCGCGCGAAACATTGGAAGAGGTTTTGCGGGAACACGAAACGCCCGTGGCGCACGTGGGCACCTGA
- the lpdA gene encoding dihydrolipoyl dehydrogenase: MAKYDLAIIGSGPGGYVAAIRAGQWGLKTVVIEKDPFLGGTCLHIGCIPTKVLLHHAELYEDFQRASEFGFEVKEVKVNWPAMIARKTKIVNKHAKGIEFLFKKNKVESMQGWGQIVGRGRVSVEKDGKKTEIEAANIMLASGSDSRSLPGITINNQDILDNRGMLDMPSIPKSLVIVGAGAVGVEFASIYKTFGTDVTILEKLPRMVPLEDEEISAELGKAFRKRGIRFELEAGVESVKKDAKGMSVAFKDKAGKLQNISAEKVLIAVGRRPVTENVGLEKTAAKVERGFVHTNGYMETAEPHLYAIGDIVAGLPQLAHAASMEGIIAVGRMAGKPVQPFDRLRCPNCTFCDPQIGSIGLTEKQARDAGHKVKTGKFPFVGNSKSSILGRHEGFIKVVADEKYNEVLGVHSIGSLSTEIIAEATTALQLEGTIDDMMAMIHAHPTVWEAMGDAFNSVMGLTINA; encoded by the coding sequence TTGGCCAAATACGATCTTGCCATCATAGGAAGCGGCCCCGGAGGATACGTCGCGGCAATTCGCGCGGGACAATGGGGCCTGAAGACCGTCGTCATCGAGAAAGATCCGTTTCTCGGTGGCACCTGCCTGCACATCGGCTGCATTCCGACCAAGGTTTTGCTTCACCATGCTGAATTGTACGAGGATTTCCAGCGCGCGTCGGAATTTGGCTTCGAAGTCAAAGAAGTGAAAGTGAATTGGCCGGCGATGATCGCGCGCAAGACGAAGATCGTCAATAAACACGCCAAGGGCATCGAGTTTCTCTTCAAGAAAAACAAAGTGGAGTCGATGCAAGGCTGGGGCCAAATTGTCGGACGGGGGCGCGTTTCCGTGGAGAAGGACGGCAAGAAAACGGAAATTGAAGCTGCCAACATTATGCTCGCCTCGGGCTCCGATTCGCGCTCGCTGCCTGGCATCACCATCAACAACCAGGACATTCTGGACAATCGCGGCATGCTCGATATGCCTTCGATTCCCAAGTCGCTTGTCATTGTGGGCGCTGGCGCAGTGGGCGTGGAGTTCGCTTCGATTTACAAAACATTTGGCACGGACGTCACGATTCTCGAAAAGCTGCCACGCATGGTGCCGCTCGAGGATGAAGAAATTTCCGCGGAGCTGGGCAAAGCGTTTCGCAAGCGCGGCATTCGATTTGAACTGGAAGCCGGCGTTGAATCGGTGAAGAAGGATGCGAAAGGCATGAGCGTCGCATTCAAGGACAAGGCCGGCAAACTTCAGAACATTTCCGCCGAAAAAGTGTTAATTGCGGTCGGGCGCAGGCCGGTCACAGAAAATGTTGGCTTGGAGAAAACTGCCGCGAAGGTCGAACGCGGATTTGTTCACACCAATGGCTACATGGAAACCGCCGAGCCGCATCTGTACGCGATCGGCGACATCGTCGCCGGCCTGCCGCAACTGGCGCACGCCGCTTCGATGGAGGGAATTATTGCCGTTGGGCGTATGGCCGGAAAACCGGTGCAGCCTTTCGACCGCCTGCGCTGTCCGAATTGTACCTTCTGTGATCCACAAATCGGGTCGATTGGATTAACCGAAAAGCAGGCGCGCGATGCCGGCCACAAAGTGAAAACAGGGAAATTCCCATTCGTGGGGAACAGCAAGTCATCGATTTTGGGACGTCATGAAGGATTCATCAAAGTCGTGGCGGACGAGAAGTACAATGAGGTCCTGGGCGTGCATTCGATTGGTTCGCTCTCGACGGAAATCATCGCTGAGGCGACAACCGCATTGCAGCTCGAAGGCACGATTGACGACATGATGGCGATGATCCACGCGCATCCGACCGTTTGGGAAGCGATGGGCGACGCGTTCAATTCCGTGATGGGCTTGACGATCAACGCTTAG